A window from Mytilus trossulus isolate FHL-02 unplaced genomic scaffold, PNRI_Mtr1.1.1.hap1 h1tg000122l__unscaffolded, whole genome shotgun sequence encodes these proteins:
- the LOC134700100 gene encoding uncharacterized protein LOC134700100 encodes MKQEPTFIMKLEPKLKQLAIIGLIFGSLFLQWNGAKCLIEGEDLFEDKWTIKSLLASAAIQLVFILVAFKTEEFRMIVDNSEAITIFFFLHVLSSGLLKYYDNVPLVDRGTDIYPPFIPIIVLVCLVICKGARIQHITMATTGLLSLGALFVSLGVNKDFTMHRIDYLSFSSVFATVLKLICLKHFKDQNIKVTLRLRAIEIFFAGTIVVIVPVLEFTNKSDLGTFMLVSSMSGLASVTVLYLLYNHVMCTKTVLETSGYLMMGYLLHQILESESINILPVLFGTCVLIATYIWHVKKQHDDSKAPFKDISSTSHEMFTRMEFIIFMGGVIAVLFYVLQPRVSSRDINNLSYVGLDKIVRKLLQNKAS; translated from the exons GAAGTTGGAACCGAAATTGAAACAACTTGCAATAATTGGACTAATATTTGggagtttatttttacaatggaACGGAGCTAAATGTTTGATAGAAGGAGAGGATCTGTTTGAGGACAAATGGACCATAAAAAGTCTACTGGCATCAGCCGCCATTCAACTGGTATTCATTTTAGTAGCGTTCAAAACAGAGGAGTTCCGAATGATTGTTGACAATTCCGAAGCgattacaattttctttttcctcCATGTACTATCAAGTGGTCTGTTGAAATATTACGACAATGTACCTCTTGTAGACAGAGGGACGGACATATATCCACCTTTCATACCAATCATTGTACTGGTCTGTCTAGTTATTTGTAAAGGAGCTCGAATACAGCATATCACTATGGCTACCACTGGTCTGCTGTCTTTAGGCGCATTGTTTGTATCGCTTGGTGTAAATAAAGATTTCACCATGCATAGAATAGATTACTTATCGTTTTCCTCTGTTTTTGCAACTGTGTTAAAGCTGATATGccttaaacatttcaaagatcAAAATATCAAGGTCACACTACGTTTGAGAgctattgaaatattctttgcCGGAACTATTGTTGTGATTGTGCCCGTTTTAGAATTTACGAACAAGTCTGACTTGGGGACGTTTATGCTAGTTTCATCTATGTCTGGTTTAGCTTCTGTGACAGTATTATACTTATTATATAATCACGTGATGTGTACAAAAACAGTTTTAGAGACATCCGGGTATCTTATGATGGGATACCTATTgcatcaaatattagaaagtgAATCTATAAACATTCTTCCTGTTTTATTTGGTACTTGTGTTTTGATTGCTACATATATCTGGCACGTGAAGAAGCAACACGACGATTCCAAAGCACCATTTAAAG ATATATCGTCCACGAGTCATGAGATGTTTACCCGGATGGAGTTTATAATATTTATGGGAGGTGTAATAGCCGTGTTGTTTTACGTGTTACAACCACGTGTTAGTAGTAGGGATATAAATAATCTTAGTTATGTTGGACTGGACAAGATTGTAAGAAAACTATTACAGAACAAAGCCAGTTGA